The following proteins are encoded in a genomic region of Candidatus Hydrogenedentota bacterium:
- a CDS encoding type II toxin-antitoxin system HicB family antitoxin, translating to MNYRVLLIESDEGWAASCPALRGCHSQGNNREEALANIREAIQDWLEAGADEAVVFSVIEDTVSV from the coding sequence ATGAACTACAGGGTTTTGCTGATAGAAAGCGATGAAGGGTGGGCGGCAAGCTGTCCCGCGCTGCGGGGATGTCATTCCCAGGGCAACAACCGTGAAGAGGCGCTGGCCAATATCCGCGAGGCCATTCAGGATTGGCTGGAAGCCGGGGCCGATGAGGCTGTTGTGTTCTCAGTCATTGAAGACACGGTTTCGGTCTGA
- a CDS encoding type II toxin-antitoxin system HicA family toxin: protein MPRLPGINEQDAVRALEKAGFRIIRQGKHIVMSDGIVRLTIPRANPINAFTMGAIARDAGLTPDEFRKLL from the coding sequence ATGCCCAGGTTGCCGGGGATTAACGAACAGGATGCCGTGCGGGCACTGGAGAAGGCGGGGTTTCGGATTATCCGGCAAGGCAAACATATTGTCATGTCAGACGGCATTGTTCGACTGACCATTCCCAGAGCCAATCCAATCAATGCTTTTACCATGGGGGCCATCGCGCGCGATGCGGGGTTAACACCGGACGAGTTCCGCAAGTTGCTGTAG